The Desulfovibrionales bacterium genome has a window encoding:
- a CDS encoding peptide chain release factor-like protein, which translates to MPSFAVSEEKNRWLKETMEALGIQEKDIEEKFIRSSGKGGQNVNKTSTCVYLKHLPTGIEVKCMKDRSQSVNRFLARRELAERIAALSGRVTGRGLAQERIRKQKARKRKRTKSRYGINPESS; encoded by the coding sequence ATGCCTTCCTTTGCAGTTAGTGAAGAGAAGAACAGATGGCTAAAGGAGACTATGGAGGCCCTCGGCATCCAGGAAAAGGATATCGAGGAGAAATTCATCCGGTCATCAGGAAAAGGCGGGCAAAATGTGAACAAGACCTCCACCTGCGTCTATCTGAAACACCTGCCTACCGGAATAGAAGTAAAGTGCATGAAGGACCGGAGCCAGTCTGTTAACCGGTTCCTGGCCCGGCGTGAGCTTGCAGAGCGGATTGCGGCGCTATCAGGCCGGGTGACCGGCCGCGGCCTTGCGCAGGAGAGAATAAGGAAGCAAAAGGCAAGGAAGAGAAAGAGAACAAAAAGTAGGTACGGCATCAACCCTGAGTCCTCATGA
- a CDS encoding type II toxin-antitoxin system RelE/ParE family toxin yields the protein MDKYSIEIISKAAKEFLKLPELVRLKIRKRILSLEDNPRPFGHKKLKETEYYRIRSGDYRVLYRIDDRMKIVKVLSIAHRKDAYR from the coding sequence ATGGATAAATATTCTATTGAGATTATCTCAAAGGCAGCAAAGGAATTTTTGAAACTGCCTGAACTGGTGAGACTAAAAATTCGCAAACGGATACTTTCACTTGAAGACAATCCTAGACCATTCGGGCATAAGAAACTAAAAGAAACCGAATATTATAGAATAAGAAGCGGTGATTATAGAGTGCTGTACCGCATTGATGATAGGATGAAAATTGTTAAAGTGCTGTCAATCGCCCACAGAAAGGATGCTTATAGGTGA
- a CDS encoding potassium channel family protein: MDHIRFRLRIFFILLLGIVLVGTAGFMAIEGLSLPDAFYFTMVTITTVGYGDIHPATQTGKMLTILLIVMGVGTFLGVVANATELLLNKREKQIRMEKLNMVIGLFFSEVGTGLLASFSRSDPNLEILRRELIIRSDWSDRDFLGLEKRIEKYEYAVDIKKTELEELRGFLEAKSILLLRLLENPVLLEHEVFTELLRAVFHLKEELASRTDLSRLPDTDYAHLAGDIKRAYGLLGRQWVYYMKHLKTNYPYLFSLAMRTNPFDKDASPIVR, from the coding sequence ATGGATCATATAAGATTTCGATTGCGCATATTTTTTATCCTTCTATTGGGCATTGTGCTGGTGGGAACCGCCGGCTTCATGGCCATTGAGGGGCTTTCTCTGCCGGATGCCTTTTACTTCACAATGGTCACGATAACCACGGTGGGTTATGGAGATATCCACCCCGCCACGCAGACAGGCAAGATGCTGACCATCCTCCTCATTGTAATGGGTGTTGGAACATTCCTCGGAGTAGTGGCAAACGCCACGGAGTTGTTGCTGAACAAGCGGGAAAAACAGATCAGAATGGAAAAGTTGAACATGGTGATCGGATTGTTTTTCAGCGAGGTCGGAACCGGCCTGCTGGCTTCTTTTTCCCGGTCCGATCCCAACCTGGAAATCCTGCGAAGGGAGCTTATCATAAGGAGCGATTGGTCTGACCGGGACTTCCTCGGCCTCGAAAAGCGCATTGAGAAATACGAATACGCGGTTGATATCAAAAAAACGGAACTGGAAGAATTGCGGGGTTTCCTCGAAGCAAAAAGCATTCTCCTGCTGCGATTGCTGGAAAATCCGGTGCTGCTGGAACATGAGGTGTTCACCGAACTCCTCAGGGCCGTCTTCCATTTGAAAGAAGAGTTGGCAAGCCGAACGGACCTGAGCCGGTTACCGGATACTGACTATGCTCATCTCGCCGGTGACATAAAGAGGGCTTATGGCCTCTTAGGCCGTCAGTGGGTGTACTACATGAAACATCTAAAAACCAACTACCCTTATCTCTTTTCTCTGGCCATGAGAACCAATCCCTTTGACAAAGACGCGTCACCCATAGTGAGATAG
- a CDS encoding DUF86 domain-containing protein: MSKGREISDYLDDLVTAIADAEEFTHGMSYEMFAADKKTVNAVIRCLEVLGEAAKHIPTSFRKKHPDIPWNKMAGMRDVLIHDYMGVDLKTVWKVAQERLPELKPLLEGLKPTKND, encoded by the coding sequence ATGTCTAAAGGGCGGGAGATCTCCGATTACCTTGATGATCTTGTAACTGCTATTGCCGACGCCGAGGAGTTCACCCATGGAATGTCTTACGAAATGTTTGCAGCGGACAAGAAGACGGTCAACGCCGTGATCAGGTGTCTCGAAGTCCTCGGCGAAGCAGCCAAACACATTCCGACATCATTTAGAAAAAAACATCCCGATATTCCCTGGAATAAAATGGCCGGCATGCGGGACGTTCTCATCCACGACTACATGGGGGTTGACCTGAAGACCGTCTGGAAGGTTGCCCAAGAGCGTTTGCCGGAGTTGAAGCCCCTGCTCGAAGGATTAAAACCTACAAAGAACGATTAA
- a CDS encoding nucleotidyltransferase family protein, translating to MEKKEIIKIIRNRKPELESHYGVQRLGLFGSYVREKQSKRSDIDILVTFNRDIDLFDFLDLREYLESQLSIKVDLVMESALKPAIGKRILSEVEYV from the coding sequence ATGGAGAAAAAAGAAATAATAAAAATCATCAGAAATCGCAAGCCTGAGCTGGAATCCCATTATGGAGTCCAGCGGCTCGGCTTGTTTGGCTCCTATGTTAGGGAGAAGCAGAGCAAGAGGAGTGATATCGATATACTCGTCACGTTCAACCGCGATATCGACCTCTTCGACTTTTTGGACCTACGTGAATATCTCGAAAGCCAGCTCAGTATCAAGGTTGATCTGGTCATGGAGTCCGCTCTCAAGCCGGCCATTGGTAAACGTATCCTGTCCGAGGTCGAATATGTCTAA